One Chryseobacterium sp. StRB126 genomic region harbors:
- a CDS encoding Fur family transcriptional regulator, giving the protein MDTIQKEKNIALIKDVLRNYLLEKGFRNTPERYTILEEIYNMDHHFNVDDLYLLMMQKKYHVSKATIYNTIEIFLDAGLIRKHQFGEKTLTSSSYEKSYFDKQHDHLVIYKKDSDKEIEEIIEFCDPRIQGIKEAIEDAFGVKIDSHSLYFYGTKND; this is encoded by the coding sequence ATGGATACAATACAAAAAGAAAAAAATATAGCTTTAATCAAGGATGTTTTAAGAAACTACTTATTGGAAAAAGGGTTTAGAAACACTCCTGAAAGATATACGATATTAGAAGAAATTTATAATATGGATCATCACTTTAATGTTGATGATCTGTATCTTCTGATGATGCAGAAGAAATATCATGTTTCTAAAGCAACTATTTATAACACTATTGAAATTTTCCTTGATGCAGGCTTAATCCGTAAGCATCAGTTCGGGGAAAAAACTCTGACTTCTTCATCTTATGAAAAGTCTTATTTTGACAAGCAGCACGACCACCTGGTGATCTACAAAAAAGACTCAGATAAAGAAATTGAAGAAATTATTGAATTCTGTGACCCAAGAATCCAAGGAATCAAAGAAGCCATTGAAGACGCATTTGGCGTAAAAATTGATTCTCATTCGCTATATTTTTATGGCACTAAGAATGACTAA
- a CDS encoding KUP/HAK/KT family potassium transporter, translating into MAEVTEDGYHFDIKKLSFIGVLVSLGIVFGDIGTSPLYVMKAIVNARSQGSNMPFNEYIEGALSCIIWTLTLQTTIKYVIIALRADNKGEGGILALFSLVRNLKKGWLYLIAIIGAAALIADGVITPSLTVMSAIEGLEIYNPHTPVVPITIGILIAIFVVQQFGTSFIGKFFGPVMVVWFLVLGGLGVMHLSENFEILRSFNPYYAYKLIANSPSAIVILGAVFLCTTGAEALYSDLGHCGAKNIRISWAFVKIMLILNYLGQGAWLLTNYNKPGFSVVNPFFGIMEEWMIIPGVILATAAAIIASQALITGSFTIFSEAMSLNLWPNQKIDYPSGVKGQMYIPRINWGLLILCIIVVLHFRESGKMEAAYGLSITVTMLMTTVLLVFWLLKHRVSKILILFFALVYMAIELGFFSANIIKFMEGGWITVVLAGSIGISMYAWYNGRLIKTRFIQFVKIEKYVSILKDMKLDETIPKYATNLAYLSRAKRNDEVESKIIYSIIKKQPKRADHYFILSIVNQEDPYTFKYTVDEILPGTVYKINFLLGFKVDRRINDYFNMVLKDLMADETIPSKSSHPSLRAHNIPPDLKYVIIDNTYINDILLTVKQKITLNIYNFVKYIGSDDFKAWGVSSHNVEVESAPITELTVYDNKIEQSGYFRHNS; encoded by the coding sequence ATGGCAGAAGTTACAGAAGATGGTTACCACTTCGACATAAAGAAACTATCCTTTATTGGAGTTTTAGTGTCTCTAGGAATTGTTTTTGGAGATATTGGTACCTCTCCGCTTTACGTAATGAAAGCAATTGTGAATGCAAGGTCCCAAGGGAGTAATATGCCTTTCAATGAATATATAGAAGGTGCTCTTTCCTGTATTATCTGGACCCTTACTCTTCAAACCACAATAAAATATGTAATCATTGCTTTAAGGGCAGATAATAAAGGTGAAGGAGGTATTCTTGCTTTGTTTTCCTTGGTGAGAAATCTTAAGAAAGGATGGTTATATCTCATTGCAATTATTGGTGCTGCTGCGCTTATTGCAGATGGAGTAATTACCCCATCGCTTACCGTAATGTCAGCCATTGAAGGTCTTGAAATCTATAATCCGCATACCCCTGTTGTTCCTATTACCATTGGAATTCTGATAGCTATTTTTGTGGTACAGCAATTCGGAACCAGCTTTATCGGGAAGTTTTTTGGCCCCGTGATGGTTGTTTGGTTCTTAGTATTAGGAGGTTTGGGAGTAATGCATTTAAGCGAAAATTTTGAGATTTTAAGATCATTCAACCCTTACTATGCTTATAAACTTATTGCCAACTCTCCAAGTGCAATCGTTATTTTAGGAGCTGTTTTCCTTTGTACAACCGGTGCAGAAGCACTTTATTCTGATTTAGGCCATTGTGGGGCTAAAAACATCAGAATAAGTTGGGCATTTGTGAAGATTATGCTTATTCTGAATTATCTTGGACAGGGAGCATGGCTTTTGACCAATTATAACAAACCTGGTTTTTCCGTAGTAAACCCGTTCTTTGGAATTATGGAAGAATGGATGATCATCCCGGGAGTAATTTTAGCAACAGCTGCTGCTATTATTGCCAGTCAGGCATTGATTACAGGGTCTTTCACGATATTCTCAGAAGCAATGTCGCTTAACCTTTGGCCTAATCAAAAAATTGATTATCCTTCCGGAGTGAAAGGGCAGATGTATATCCCAAGAATCAACTGGGGGCTTCTTATTCTTTGTATTATTGTTGTACTTCACTTCAGAGAATCAGGAAAGATGGAAGCCGCTTATGGACTTTCTATTACCGTCACAATGCTGATGACTACTGTTTTGCTGGTATTCTGGTTACTGAAACACAGAGTAAGCAAAATTCTTATATTGTTTTTTGCATTGGTTTATATGGCGATTGAATTAGGTTTCTTTAGTGCCAATATTATCAAATTCATGGAAGGAGGATGGATTACAGTTGTATTAGCTGGTTCTATCGGAATTTCTATGTATGCATGGTATAACGGAAGACTTATTAAAACAAGATTTATTCAGTTTGTAAAAATTGAGAAATATGTATCTATTCTTAAAGATATGAAGCTGGATGAAACGATTCCGAAATATGCTACCAATCTTGCTTATTTGAGTAGAGCCAAAAGAAATGATGAAGTGGAATCAAAAATTATTTATTCTATCATCAAAAAACAGCCGAAAAGAGCAGATCATTACTTTATCCTTAGTATTGTTAATCAAGAAGATCCGTATACATTCAAATATACGGTAGATGAAATTCTGCCTGGAACCGTTTATAAGATCAATTTCCTTTTAGGGTTTAAAGTTGACAGGAGAATTAATGATTATTTCAATATGGTACTGAAAGATCTTATGGCAGATGAAACCATTCCTTCAAAAAGTAGTCATCCTTCTTTAAGAGCTCATAACATACCACCGGATTTGAAGTATGTGATCATAGATAACACCTATATCAACGATATACTTCTTACTGTTAAACAGAAGATTACCCTTAATATTTACAACTTTGTGAAGTATATCGGAAGTGATGACTTTAAGGCATGGGGAGTGTCTTCTCACAACGTGGAAGTGGAGTCTGCACCAATTACAGAGCTCACTGTTTATGACAATAAAATTGAACAGTCCGGATACTTCCGTCATAACTCTTAA
- a CDS encoding OstA-like protein — MRIILFLFIFISTLSFAQDKTPVKRDPYLQTSSPAKPQPLKPEDKIKLINADKIIKDPAKYDGNQYFVGNVQIEQKGSILTADEVVLYSEENFAKAIGNTKLQNADGSVITAGEMEYDGNTQKGVARKNVVLTDPKQTIKTEVLYYDKLSSQAYFNTGGTISDSQGNVMYTKSATYFLDTKMIDFVGNVKIDNAQYIIEGVNIKQNQNTKVAEFFGPTTITNRANPKNRVYTERGTYRMETKEAFLNKNSKIFYNDKILTGDDMYFNQITGFGKAIGNVKLDDPKERRYVKGGYGEIFEKKDSSMITKNPYAVKIMEKDTAYFAAETIITYQRPDSLDIRIKKSFLRAYKKARIYKSNAQGRADSIAFNETDGVMHMYTKPILWSGEKQVTGDKVEAYFNTENENIDSLKVIGNALAISKVDSLTLKDEFNQVKGKYMTVYYQGNDIKEARVVGNAQSIAYVDDVNKETQKPERIGITLSACGIIGALFEERTLQIISCSIGATADTYPMSKIEPSKRKFPDFNWNTKDRIRKWQDVLVDSPNYEEIKYSSDNELYDQAQDAIEKERAKEEAKKPKRVRK; from the coding sequence ATGAGAATAATCCTTTTTCTGTTTATCTTTATTTCTACGCTTAGTTTTGCGCAGGATAAAACTCCTGTGAAGAGAGATCCTTATTTACAGACTTCTTCACCTGCAAAACCACAGCCCCTGAAACCCGAAGATAAAATAAAACTTATCAACGCAGATAAAATTATTAAAGATCCCGCAAAATATGATGGTAACCAATATTTTGTAGGAAATGTTCAGATAGAGCAAAAGGGATCCATACTTACCGCAGATGAAGTTGTTCTTTATAGTGAAGAGAACTTTGCCAAAGCCATTGGAAATACAAAGCTTCAGAATGCTGATGGCTCTGTTATTACAGCAGGCGAAATGGAATACGATGGAAATACCCAAAAAGGGGTTGCCCGGAAAAATGTTGTCCTTACGGATCCAAAGCAAACCATTAAAACAGAAGTTCTGTATTATGATAAACTGTCGAGCCAGGCTTATTTTAATACAGGAGGTACTATTTCCGACAGCCAGGGAAATGTAATGTATACCAAATCTGCAACCTATTTTCTCGATACGAAAATGATTGATTTTGTTGGAAATGTTAAAATAGACAACGCTCAATACATTATTGAAGGAGTTAATATCAAGCAGAATCAGAATACCAAAGTAGCAGAATTTTTCGGGCCTACTACCATTACCAATAGAGCCAATCCTAAAAACAGGGTTTACACAGAAAGAGGAACCTATAGGATGGAAACCAAAGAAGCTTTCCTGAACAAAAATTCCAAGATCTTTTATAATGATAAAATTCTTACCGGCGACGATATGTATTTTAATCAGATCACAGGTTTTGGAAAAGCAATAGGTAATGTAAAGCTTGATGATCCGAAGGAAAGAAGATATGTGAAAGGAGGATATGGTGAAATCTTTGAGAAAAAAGATTCTTCGATGATAACCAAAAATCCTTATGCGGTTAAAATCATGGAAAAAGACACTGCATATTTTGCAGCAGAAACGATCATAACTTATCAAAGACCGGATTCTCTGGACATCAGAATTAAAAAAAGCTTTTTAAGAGCTTATAAAAAGGCAAGAATATACAAATCCAACGCACAAGGTAGAGCAGACTCTATCGCTTTTAATGAAACGGATGGTGTGATGCATATGTATACAAAGCCTATTTTATGGAGTGGTGAAAAACAGGTAACGGGTGATAAAGTTGAAGCTTATTTTAATACCGAGAATGAAAATATAGACTCATTGAAAGTAATTGGAAATGCCCTTGCCATTAGTAAAGTTGACTCCTTAACCCTGAAAGATGAATTCAATCAGGTAAAAGGTAAGTATATGACAGTTTACTATCAAGGTAATGATATTAAAGAGGCTAGAGTAGTTGGAAATGCACAGTCTATTGCGTATGTAGATGATGTAAACAAAGAAACTCAAAAACCGGAAAGAATTGGAATCACACTCTCTGCTTGTGGTATTATTGGTGCTTTGTTTGAGGAAAGAACTTTGCAGATTATTTCCTGTAGTATTGGAGCAACCGCGGATACCTATCCAATGAGTAAAATAGAGCCTTCGAAAAGAAAATTTCCTGATTTCAACTGGAATACCAAAGACAGGATCAGGAAATGGCAGGATGTATTAGTTGACAGTCCGAATTATGAAGAAATTAAATACTCTTCAGATAATGAACTCTATGATCAGGCTCAAGATGCTATAGAGAAAGAACGGGCCAAAGAAGAGGCTAAAAAACCGAAAAGAGTAAGAAAATAA
- a CDS encoding aminotransferase class IV, which produces MENQYFTSDELNVKNRAFLWGDAVKVSFFVRDGKLIMDEECYFFLMASMRKMRMNIPLTYTLEFFQLLFQKEIIDGKGIKNGIINFQVFRNQDALTLAKSSVSYFYEVEEMDDVLVVHQRPLELDLIKEINVNNNLLSNIRVHCPENIYGGIYAQENDLDDVILLNPNKRIARTTSGNLLFMEGNIIKVPKQTEGAYISPLMENFITFLHKNNLADIQEHEIIAFESQKAEEILMISDEKGIFSVGKIRNKAFETSRFTELVENWQKSFNS; this is translated from the coding sequence TTGGAAAATCAATATTTTACTTCAGACGAATTGAATGTAAAGAACAGAGCCTTTCTTTGGGGCGATGCAGTAAAGGTTTCTTTCTTTGTAAGAGACGGCAAATTGATCATGGATGAAGAATGCTATTTCTTCCTGATGGCTTCCATGAGAAAGATGAGAATGAATATTCCCTTAACCTATACACTGGAATTTTTCCAGTTATTGTTCCAAAAGGAGATCATAGATGGGAAAGGAATAAAGAACGGAATTATCAATTTCCAGGTATTTAGAAATCAGGATGCCTTAACATTGGCAAAATCTTCAGTTTCCTATTTTTATGAAGTTGAAGAGATGGATGATGTGCTGGTGGTTCATCAGAGACCTTTGGAACTGGATCTGATTAAGGAGATTAATGTAAATAATAATCTCTTAAGCAATATCAGAGTACATTGTCCTGAAAATATTTATGGCGGAATTTACGCTCAGGAAAATGACCTTGATGATGTTATCCTTTTAAACCCTAATAAAAGAATTGCCCGCACTACTTCAGGTAATCTTTTATTCATGGAAGGAAATATTATTAAAGTTCCGAAACAGACAGAAGGGGCCTACATCTCGCCTTTAATGGAAAACTTCATTACTTTTTTACATAAAAATAACCTGGCTGATATCCAGGAACACGAGATTATTGCATTTGAATCTCAGAAAGCAGAAGAAATTCTAATGATTTCTGATGAGAAAGGCATATTTTCTGTAGGTAAAATAAGAAATAAAGCCTTTGAAACTTCCCGATTTACAGAATTGGTAGAAAACTGGCAAAAGAGTTTTAACTCATAA
- a CDS encoding YqgE/AlgH family protein has protein sequence MNHSYKGKILISTPDISGDIFSRSVVLVIEHNESGAFGLILNKKNSQMSSKFKEFFDFKIEVYDGGPVENDKVFFIVKGGEKVTEIYSDITDEYYLTEDIERIINAVLANELDIHNVKIFSGYSGWAPNQLDSEVQRKMWTVVDVYNLDYTLPNDQTLWKSIMQNLGGEFLLWANSPEDISLN, from the coding sequence ATGAATCACTCATACAAAGGTAAAATATTAATCTCGACACCTGACATTTCCGGCGATATTTTTTCCAGATCGGTAGTATTGGTTATTGAACATAACGAAAGCGGAGCTTTTGGTTTGATACTGAATAAAAAGAATAGCCAGATGAGCAGTAAATTCAAGGAATTCTTTGATTTTAAGATTGAGGTATATGATGGTGGTCCTGTGGAAAATGACAAGGTCTTTTTCATTGTAAAAGGAGGTGAAAAAGTTACTGAAATCTATAGTGATATCACCGATGAATATTATCTTACCGAAGATATTGAGCGTATCATTAATGCCGTTTTGGCCAACGAACTGGATATTCACAATGTAAAAATATTCTCCGGATATTCCGGATGGGCTCCTAACCAGTTGGATAGTGAGGTTCAGAGAAAAATGTGGACGGTAGTAGATGTTTACAATCTTGATTATACTCTTCCAAATGACCAGACCTTATGGAAATCTATTATGCAGAATCTTGGTGGAGAATTCCTACTTTGGGCCAATTCACCTGAGGATATTTCACTTAATTAG
- a CDS encoding N-acetylmuramoyl-L-alanine amidase, with product MKGITLLALSIFSTAFLSFTPLNKKYIVIDAGHGGNDCGSVYAHFTEKDITLSIARQIQKLSGMQNQYEVILIRNEDTYPSLSERTTQINKLNPAMVISLHVNTSLQKETSMHGTEIYVQNSEDSKQLAGKIYKKFKVRKIEERNNLHMLRETKAPAVLVELGFINNSADRAYITSENGQKEIAQKFVDIINGN from the coding sequence ATGAAAGGTATAACATTACTTGCTTTATCAATCTTTTCGACTGCTTTTTTATCATTTACTCCTCTTAACAAGAAATACATTGTCATAGATGCCGGTCATGGTGGAAATGATTGTGGTTCAGTATATGCTCACTTTACTGAAAAAGACATCACCTTAAGTATTGCAAGGCAAATTCAGAAACTTAGTGGAATGCAGAATCAATATGAAGTGATTTTAATAAGAAATGAAGATACTTATCCCAGTCTTTCGGAAAGAACCACTCAAATCAACAAATTGAACCCAGCAATGGTTATTTCACTCCATGTTAATACTTCTCTTCAGAAAGAGACTTCTATGCATGGAACTGAAATATATGTTCAGAATTCTGAAGATTCAAAGCAACTGGCGGGAAAAATCTATAAAAAATTCAAAGTCCGTAAAATTGAAGAACGTAATAATCTTCACATGTTAAGAGAAACCAAAGCACCTGCTGTATTAGTTGAATTAGGATTCATCAATAATTCTGCAGACAGAGCTTATATTACCAGTGAAAACGGACAAAAGGAAATCGCACAAAAATTCGTTGACATCATCAACGGAAATTAA
- a CDS encoding aspartate aminotransferase family protein — protein MHKDFYIYQAQTTKFAAGFEVEKAEGNYIYGTDGEKYLDFVAGVSANTLGHSHPKIINAIKDQADKYLHVMVYGEYAQEKPIALCKLLAEATPEPLEVTYLVNSGAEAIDGSLKLAKRYTGREEIVSFKNSYHGNTHGALSVSGNENHKREFRPLLPMVTFIEFNNEKEFEKITEKTACVILETIQGAAGFLVPNEDYLIKLKRRCEEVGALLILDEIQPGFGRTGKLFSFEHFGIVPDILVMGKGMGGGVPVGAFMSSRKIMETLSHSPKLGHVTTFGGNPLIAAASYATLKEVLESGLMEEVEEKEKLFRELLVHPKIKNINGKGLMLAVNLGEPEYTLKVAKKCMESGLIVFWQLYRNEYLRISPPLTLSLDEIRKGCQIILDILNED, from the coding sequence ATGCACAAAGATTTTTATATATATCAGGCACAAACCACAAAATTTGCTGCAGGTTTTGAAGTTGAAAAGGCAGAAGGAAACTATATTTATGGTACAGATGGGGAAAAATATCTTGATTTTGTAGCAGGAGTTTCTGCCAATACATTAGGACATTCACATCCAAAAATAATTAATGCCATTAAGGACCAGGCAGATAAATATCTTCATGTAATGGTGTATGGAGAATATGCACAGGAAAAACCGATTGCATTATGTAAGTTACTTGCAGAGGCTACTCCGGAACCTTTAGAAGTAACTTATCTTGTAAATAGTGGTGCAGAAGCTATCGACGGAAGTTTAAAACTGGCTAAAAGATATACAGGAAGAGAAGAAATTGTATCCTTTAAAAATTCTTACCATGGAAACACGCATGGAGCATTAAGTGTTTCAGGAAATGAAAATCATAAAAGAGAATTCCGTCCATTATTGCCGATGGTTACTTTTATTGAATTCAATAATGAAAAAGAGTTTGAAAAGATCACAGAAAAAACAGCTTGTGTTATTTTGGAAACCATTCAAGGAGCAGCAGGATTTCTGGTTCCGAATGAGGATTATCTGATTAAACTGAAAAGAAGATGTGAAGAAGTAGGGGCACTTTTAATTCTGGATGAAATTCAACCAGGGTTTGGAAGAACAGGAAAGCTATTCTCATTTGAACATTTTGGAATTGTTCCGGATATCCTTGTTATGGGGAAAGGAATGGGAGGAGGAGTTCCTGTAGGAGCATTCATGAGTTCCAGAAAAATTATGGAAACACTGTCTCATTCTCCAAAGTTGGGACATGTTACTACTTTTGGAGGAAACCCACTGATTGCAGCAGCCAGCTATGCTACTTTGAAAGAAGTGCTGGAAAGCGGTCTAATGGAAGAAGTGGAAGAAAAAGAAAAACTGTTCAGAGAACTTTTGGTGCATCCAAAGATTAAAAACATCAATGGTAAAGGCTTAATGCTTGCTGTTAACCTGGGAGAACCTGAATATACTTTGAAAGTAGCTAAGAAATGTATGGAAAGTGGGCTTATTGTTTTCTGGCAGTTATACAGAAATGAATATTTGAGAATTTCTCCACCCCTTACATTATCTCTTGACGAAATCAGAAAAGGCTGTCAGATTATACTGGATATTCTTAATGAAGACTAA
- a CDS encoding START-like domain-containing protein, giving the protein MAKHKVHYEFPMHCLSEILYEYLATAEGLSEWFADEVTEKGDDFFFSWGGGPAEKATLIRYKPEGFVRFRWEEDEGTKNFFEMTITIDDITEDLALNITDFCEEGDEEENAMYWENLIENLRIKLGAA; this is encoded by the coding sequence ATGGCGAAACATAAAGTCCATTACGAATTTCCAATGCATTGTTTATCAGAGATTTTATATGAATATCTGGCTACTGCGGAGGGGTTGTCTGAATGGTTTGCGGATGAGGTTACAGAGAAAGGCGATGATTTCTTTTTTAGCTGGGGTGGAGGCCCTGCAGAAAAGGCCACTTTGATCAGATATAAGCCTGAAGGTTTCGTGCGTTTCAGATGGGAAGAAGATGAAGGAACTAAAAATTTCTTTGAAATGACCATCACAATAGATGATATTACAGAAGACTTAGCACTGAATATTACAGATTTCTGTGAAGAAGGGGATGAAGAGGAAAATGCAATGTATTGGGAAAATCTTATTGAGAACCTCAGAATAAAATTAGGTGCTGCATAA